One region of Dokdonia sp. 4H-3-7-5 genomic DNA includes:
- a CDS encoding helicase HerA-like domain-containing protein yields MDKKQEFLEFIKAGNTFKGDFITMGAAMLDGETITNAHVKVPLKTLNRHGLIAGATGTGKTKTLQIIAENLSDKGIPVLLMDMKGDLSGIAKASPGHAKIDERHAKIGVPFEAKDFPVELLTLSDQNGVRLRATVSEFGPVLFSRILDATVAQSGIISILFKYSDDNKLPLLDLKDFKKILQYATKEGKGEIEENYGRISPASSGSILRKIVELEQQGADIFFGEKSFDTDDLTRKTEDGRGVINVIRLTDIQDRPKLFSTFMLSLLAEIYSTFPEQGDSGKPELVIFIDEAHLIFKEASKALHSQIESIVKLIRSKGVGIYFVTQNPTDIPDGVLSQLGLKVQHALRAFTAKDRKAIKLTAENYPDSPYYDTKSVLTSLGIGEALISALDEKGRPTPLAATMLRAPMSRMDVLTQKEIDSINDRSELLEKYSELTDRESAYELLQKKIDKANESEAKEKAKEERAKASKSSSRSSSSKSTQSAGAKALIKVLTSATVIRGVFGILGKMLK; encoded by the coding sequence ATGGATAAAAAACAAGAATTTCTAGAATTTATTAAAGCAGGAAATACGTTTAAGGGAGACTTTATAACGATGGGAGCTGCGATGCTAGATGGTGAGACGATTACAAATGCACACGTAAAAGTGCCCCTTAAAACCTTGAATCGTCACGGCCTCATAGCCGGAGCAACTGGAACTGGAAAAACAAAAACACTACAAATAATAGCCGAAAACTTATCTGACAAAGGTATCCCTGTACTTTTAATGGATATGAAAGGTGATCTATCTGGTATTGCAAAAGCAAGCCCAGGACATGCTAAAATAGATGAGCGCCATGCAAAAATTGGAGTTCCCTTTGAAGCAAAAGATTTTCCCGTAGAACTTCTCACACTCTCAGATCAAAATGGGGTGAGATTAAGAGCTACGGTAAGTGAGTTTGGACCTGTGTTATTTTCTCGTATTCTTGATGCTACTGTTGCACAATCTGGTATTATCTCTATTCTCTTTAAATATAGTGATGATAATAAATTGCCTTTACTAGATTTAAAGGATTTCAAAAAAATCTTGCAGTACGCTACTAAGGAAGGTAAAGGAGAGATAGAAGAAAATTACGGAAGAATATCTCCTGCATCTTCTGGATCCATCTTACGCAAGATAGTAGAACTAGAACAACAAGGAGCAGATATCTTTTTTGGAGAAAAATCTTTTGATACAGATGATCTTACTAGAAAAACTGAGGATGGCCGTGGCGTTATAAACGTGATTCGTCTTACAGATATTCAAGATAGACCTAAACTGTTTTCTACATTTATGCTAAGCTTGCTGGCAGAGATTTATTCTACCTTTCCAGAACAAGGAGACAGCGGTAAACCAGAGCTTGTAATCTTTATAGATGAAGCACACCTTATATTTAAAGAAGCCTCAAAAGCACTGCACAGCCAGATAGAAAGTATTGTAAAATTAATACGTTCTAAAGGGGTTGGAATTTATTTTGTAACTCAAAACCCAACAGATATTCCAGATGGAGTATTGAGTCAGTTAGGTCTAAAAGTGCAACATGCATTACGTGCATTTACTGCAAAAGATAGAAAAGCCATAAAACTTACTGCCGAAAACTATCCGGATTCTCCATACTACGATACCAAGTCGGTACTTACCTCATTAGGTATAGGGGAAGCATTAATTTCTGCCCTTGATGAGAAAGGTCGCCCTACTCCACTTGCTGCAACAATGTTACGTGCTCCTATGTCACGTATGGACGTGCTTACTCAAAAAGAGATTGATAGTATTAATGATAGATCTGAACTATTAGAAAAGTATAGCGAACTCACAGACCGTGAGAGTGCTTATGAACTTTTACAGAAAAAGATAGATAAAGCAAACGAATCTGAAGCAAAGGAAAAAGCTAAAGAGGAACGCGCCAAAGCATCAAAATCTTCTTCTAGATCATCTAGTTCAAAAAGCACACAAAGTGCTGGTGCAAAAGCATTAATTAAGGTACTTACCAGTGCTACAGTAATACGCGGAGTATTTGGAATACTTGGTAAAATGCTGAAATAA
- a CDS encoding DinB family protein produces MQSSWHEDFKENAIFRLDENVRMISIALSKISEDEIWIKQNQALNTLGNQLLHICGNLTQYIISGLGGKPDERDRELEFSTEDGYTRDELLQKLLLTVQSATIIIEDALPENLLNKRQVQGFNYSGIGLVLHAVEHFSFHTGQVASQVKLIIDEPLGFYVGYDLNVHNEGPKSSQDDIEDIEDLS; encoded by the coding sequence ATGCAAAGTAGCTGGCACGAAGATTTTAAAGAAAATGCTATTTTTCGATTAGACGAAAATGTGCGTATGATTAGTATTGCTTTATCCAAAATCTCAGAAGACGAAATCTGGATAAAGCAAAATCAAGCGCTCAATACACTTGGTAACCAACTATTACATATCTGTGGCAATCTTACTCAGTATATAATATCTGGCCTTGGAGGTAAGCCAGATGAGCGTGATCGTGAGTTAGAATTTTCGACAGAAGACGGTTATACAAGAGATGAGCTTCTTCAAAAATTGTTGCTTACAGTACAGTCTGCAACTATTATAATAGAAGATGCATTGCCTGAAAATCTTTTGAATAAAAGACAAGTGCAAGGATTCAATTATTCTGGAATAGGACTTGTGCTTCACGCAGTAGAGCATTTTTCATTTCATACTGGTCAAGTTGCTTCACAAGTCAAATTAATTATAGATGAACCATTAGGTTTTTACGTGGGTTATGATTTAAATGTACACAATGAAGGTCCTAAAAGTTCTCAAGATGACATTGAAGATATAGAAGATTTAAGCTAA
- the hisB gene encoding bifunctional histidinol-phosphatase/imidazoleglycerol-phosphate dehydratase HisB, which translates to MAKKVLFIDRDGTMIKETVDEQIDAFEKMIFYPKCFTWLGKIAQELDYELVMITNQDGLGTDSFPEDTFWPVHNFIMKSFENEGVVFDNVFLDRTFPHENKDTRKPGTGLLKQYFSEEYDLENSFVIGDRLTDMQLATNLGAKGIFINDDTNLGTGEITISQDDLNKDIALETNDWQKIYEFLKLERRVATLSRKTNETDINITLNLDGTGKSNIDTGLSFFDHMLDQIARHGQMDLDIQVKGDLEVDEHHTIEDTAIALGEVFAIALGNKLGIERYGFCLPMDDCLAQVAIDFGGRNWLVWEADFNREMIGKMPTEMFYHFFKSFTDGAKANLNIKAEGTNEHHKIEAIFKAFAKAIKVAVKRDADKMILPSTKGML; encoded by the coding sequence ATGGCTAAAAAAGTCCTTTTTATCGACCGTGATGGTACAATGATTAAAGAAACGGTAGATGAACAAATCGATGCGTTTGAAAAAATGATATTCTATCCTAAGTGTTTTACTTGGTTAGGTAAGATTGCGCAGGAGCTCGATTATGAGCTTGTAATGATTACAAATCAAGATGGTTTAGGTACAGACTCTTTTCCAGAAGACACCTTCTGGCCAGTGCACAATTTTATAATGAAGTCTTTTGAAAACGAAGGTGTTGTTTTTGATAATGTATTTTTAGACCGCACATTTCCGCACGAAAATAAAGACACTAGAAAACCTGGAACTGGTTTACTAAAGCAATACTTTTCTGAGGAGTATGATCTTGAGAACTCTTTTGTAATAGGTGACCGCCTTACAGATATGCAACTTGCAACAAACTTAGGGGCAAAGGGTATATTTATTAATGATGATACTAATCTTGGTACGGGAGAAATCACTATCTCACAAGATGATTTAAATAAAGATATTGCCCTAGAGACTAACGATTGGCAGAAGATTTATGAGTTTCTTAAGTTAGAAAGACGTGTAGCTACGCTTTCGCGAAAAACGAATGAAACAGACATAAACATTACTCTGAACCTTGATGGTACTGGTAAATCAAATATAGATACTGGTCTTTCATTCTTTGACCATATGCTGGATCAGATTGCTCGTCACGGGCAAATGGATCTAGATATCCAAGTAAAAGGAGACCTTGAAGTAGATGAGCACCACACGATAGAAGATACGGCAATCGCCCTAGGAGAAGTGTTCGCCATCGCTTTAGGAAATAAATTAGGAATAGAACGTTACGGTTTTTGCTTGCCTATGGATGATTGTCTTGCGCAAGTTGCTATAGACTTTGGAGGAAGAAACTGGCTAGTTTGGGAAGCAGATTTTAATCGTGAGATGATAGGTAAAATGCCTACAGAAATGTTTTATCACTTCTTTAAATCGTTTACAGATGGTGCAAAGGCAAATCTTAATATCAAAGCCGAAGGAACAAACGAGCACCACAAAATAGAGGCCATCTTTAAAGCATTTGCAAAGGCTATTAAAGTAGCGGTAAAGAGAGACGCAGATAAGATGATTTTACCATCCACAAAAGGTATGCTGTAA
- a CDS encoding PUR family DNA/RNA-binding protein codes for MSDYEGRDNEEIFSKVLRAGRRTYFFDVRSTKAGDYYLTITESKKFTNDDGSFHFKKHKIYLYKEDFAGFTENLNDMTSYILDEKGEEVISDRHQNDYSRPEPTEVVDSGAVSSEKPSSMSPDKFTDVSFDDI; via the coding sequence ATGAGTGATTACGAAGGACGTGACAATGAAGAGATTTTCTCAAAAGTATTAAGAGCAGGAAGACGCACTTACTTTTTTGATGTAAGATCTACGAAGGCAGGAGATTATTACCTTACCATTACAGAGAGCAAGAAGTTTACAAATGATGATGGGTCTTTCCATTTTAAGAAACATAAAATCTACTTATATAAAGAAGACTTCGCAGGTTTTACAGAAAACTTGAATGATATGACTTCATATATTCTTGATGAAAAAGGTGAAGAAGTAATATCAGATCGTCACCAGAATGATTACTCACGCCCAGAGCCAACAGAAGTTGTAGACTCAGGTGCTGTTTCTTCAGAGAAGCCTAGTAGCATGAGCCCAGATAAGTTTACAGATGTAAGCTTTGATGATATTTAA
- the hisA gene encoding 1-(5-phosphoribosyl)-5-[(5-phosphoribosylamino)methylideneamino]imidazole-4-carboxamide isomerase has translation MRIIPAIDIIEGACVRLSKGDYATKKVYNENPLEVAKQFEAHGITHLHLVDLDGAKSKHIVNHKILEQIASQTSLKVDFGGGLKTDEDLRIAFESGASQITGGSIAVKNPETFQSWLSKFGSDKIILGADAHNRKIAISGWLEESDDDVVEFINSYNKEGVSYAICTDISKDGMLEGPSFDLYEEILKSTPDLKLIASGGISTFDELPKLAAMGCEGTIIGKAIYENRISLKQLENYILETKA, from the coding sequence ATGAGGATTATACCTGCAATAGATATCATAGAGGGAGCTTGTGTACGCCTTTCTAAGGGTGATTATGCAACGAAGAAAGTGTATAATGAAAATCCGCTTGAGGTTGCAAAGCAATTTGAAGCACACGGGATTACACACTTGCACCTTGTAGATCTAGATGGTGCAAAAAGTAAGCATATTGTAAATCATAAAATTCTGGAACAAATTGCTTCTCAAACGAGTTTAAAAGTAGATTTTGGCGGAGGATTGAAAACAGATGAGGACTTAAGGATTGCTTTTGAAAGTGGTGCTTCTCAAATCACTGGTGGAAGTATTGCTGTAAAAAATCCAGAGACATTTCAGAGCTGGTTATCAAAATTTGGGAGTGATAAAATTATCTTGGGAGCAGATGCTCATAATAGAAAAATTGCAATCTCTGGATGGCTTGAAGAGTCTGATGATGATGTGGTAGAGTTTATAAACTCTTACAACAAGGAAGGGGTGTCTTATGCTATTTGTACAGATATAAGTAAAGACGGTATGCTTGAAGGTCCTAGTTTTGACTTATATGAGGAGATATTAAAAAGTACTCCAGATTTGAAATTAATTGCGTCAGGCGGAATTTCGACATTTGATGAGCTTCCTAAGCTTGCAGCGATGGGTTGCGAAGGGACGATTATAGGAAAAGCTATTTATGAGAATAGAATCTCATTAAAGCAGTTAGAGAATTATATTTTAGAAACAAAGGCGTAG
- a CDS encoding alpha/beta fold hydrolase — MKKSLQRLIPKLIGAKINSISIVNPAAAAQQSFNIFCTPRKGRPYGEQIPYLEQPKFEKLDSGSCELQSYHWEGTGKKVLLIHGWESNTYRWYRLIEDLQKENYDIYAIDAPAHGYSTGKLLNVPRYAQAIETAINTYQPDHIIGHSIGGLATVFHQFTYKPQGLTSAVILGSASELAEIMVGYKAILGLNNRTMTALEKLVKELFGYNFKEFSGATFAKSLTLPALIIHDKYDKITPVSASQNIHKNWKGSIYIETEGYGHSLYQEEVRKHIIDFLA, encoded by the coding sequence TTGAAAAAGTCACTACAACGCCTTATACCTAAACTTATAGGGGCAAAAATTAATAGCATTAGTATTGTAAATCCTGCAGCAGCAGCGCAGCAGTCATTTAATATCTTTTGTACGCCACGTAAAGGCAGGCCTTATGGGGAGCAAATTCCATATTTAGAACAACCAAAATTTGAAAAATTAGATTCTGGATCTTGTGAGCTTCAGTCATATCATTGGGAAGGAACTGGCAAAAAGGTTCTTCTCATTCATGGCTGGGAGAGCAACACCTACAGATGGTATAGACTTATAGAAGATCTACAGAAAGAAAATTACGACATCTATGCAATAGATGCACCTGCTCATGGATACTCAACTGGAAAATTACTTAACGTTCCAAGATATGCTCAGGCAATAGAAACTGCTATCAATACTTATCAACCTGATCACATTATCGGGCACTCGATAGGCGGTCTTGCTACGGTGTTTCATCAGTTTACTTACAAGCCTCAAGGCTTGACATCTGCAGTGATCTTAGGATCTGCTTCAGAGCTTGCAGAAATTATGGTGGGCTATAAGGCAATTCTTGGCTTGAATAATAGGACTATGACTGCCTTAGAAAAATTAGTCAAGGAATTATTTGGTTATAATTTTAAAGAATTTTCTGGAGCTACTTTTGCAAAATCTCTTACCCTACCGGCGTTGATTATTCATGATAAGTATGATAAAATAACGCCTGTCTCTGCTTCACAAAATATCCATAAAAATTGGAAAGGAAGCATCTATATTGAAACCGAAGGCTATGGACATTCCTTGTATCAAGAAGAAGTACGTAAGCATATTATAGATTTTTTAGCTTAA
- a CDS encoding ABC transporter ATP-binding protein — MGALQSLNKYFLRYRWRLIAGFFIVIAARFFAVFNVDIVGDIINDVEIYIDAGEDNLPGLKKSMLFKLGLLLGAALLSGFFTFLMRQLIIVVSRYIEADLKNDVYQQYQRLSLGFYKQNRTGDLMNRISEDVTKVRMYVGPAIMYLLQALVLFTVVIPYMVRMAPSLAAYTLIPLPILSIAIYKLSRAIHVRSTIVQEYLSKLTTFTQESFSGISVIKAYTLEANTFKDFAQLSEDSKEKNLDLVKVQAFFFPLMIGLIGASNLIVIFVGGQQYIDGTIPDLGTLVEFIMYVNMLTWPVATVGWVTSIIKAAEASQIRINEFLEIVPQIQNTVSNHTPITGAIEFKDVTFTYDDTNITALKNVSFSINPGQTLAIIGPTGSGKSTILELIGRLYDVTGGVIQIDGYAMRDVNLDDLRSEIGYVPQDAFLFSDTIGENIKFGDTNASDEQVYAFAKAASVHHNIIDFKNGYNTILGERGITLSGGQKQRVSIARALIGNPKILLLDDCLSAVDTETEEEILNNLEKLTVDTTTIIVSHRISSAKNADQILIIEDGKITQQGSHNQLIEQQGYYKELYVKQLDEKEM, encoded by the coding sequence ATGGGCGCACTACAATCATTAAACAAATATTTCTTACGCTATAGATGGCGTCTTATCGCTGGGTTTTTCATTGTTATTGCTGCAAGATTCTTTGCAGTTTTTAATGTGGATATCGTAGGTGACATCATAAACGACGTAGAGATTTATATCGACGCTGGAGAAGATAACCTTCCTGGACTTAAAAAATCGATGCTTTTTAAACTGGGCTTATTATTAGGAGCGGCATTACTTTCTGGGTTCTTTACATTCTTAATGAGACAACTTATTATCGTAGTCTCTCGATATATAGAAGCTGACCTTAAAAATGATGTGTACCAGCAATACCAGAGACTAAGCTTAGGTTTTTACAAACAGAACAGAACCGGAGATCTCATGAACCGGATCTCTGAGGATGTAACTAAAGTACGTATGTATGTAGGACCTGCAATCATGTACCTCTTACAAGCACTTGTTTTATTTACTGTGGTAATACCGTATATGGTGAGAATGGCTCCTTCCCTAGCCGCTTACACACTTATCCCATTACCTATATTATCTATTGCTATTTACAAACTAAGTCGTGCAATACATGTAAGGAGTACTATCGTTCAAGAGTATCTTTCAAAACTTACTACGTTTACTCAGGAATCCTTTAGCGGGATATCTGTGATTAAAGCTTACACGCTTGAAGCAAACACCTTCAAGGATTTTGCTCAACTTAGTGAAGATAGCAAAGAGAAAAACTTAGATCTTGTAAAGGTACAAGCCTTCTTCTTCCCTCTTATGATAGGATTAATAGGCGCTAGTAACCTTATTGTAATCTTTGTGGGAGGACAGCAATATATAGACGGTACTATACCAGATTTAGGTACACTAGTAGAGTTTATAATGTATGTAAACATGCTTACCTGGCCTGTGGCTACGGTAGGATGGGTTACCTCGATAATTAAAGCTGCAGAGGCTTCACAAATACGTATTAATGAGTTTCTAGAAATAGTACCTCAAATTCAGAATACGGTAAGTAACCACACGCCTATTACAGGTGCTATCGAATTTAAGGATGTTACATTTACCTATGACGACACAAATATCACGGCCTTAAAGAATGTATCTTTCTCTATTAATCCTGGGCAGACACTTGCTATCATAGGTCCTACAGGTTCTGGAAAGTCAACTATACTTGAGCTTATAGGTAGATTATATGACGTCACAGGTGGTGTAATTCAAATAGACGGTTATGCTATGAGAGACGTTAATCTTGACGATTTGCGTTCAGAAATAGGGTATGTACCTCAAGATGCGTTCTTGTTTTCTGATACTATAGGTGAGAATATCAAGTTTGGTGATACAAACGCAAGTGATGAACAGGTTTACGCTTTCGCGAAAGCAGCATCTGTACACCACAACATCATTGATTTTAAAAATGGTTATAACACCATTCTAGGAGAACGAGGAATCACTCTTTCTGGAGGTCAGAAGCAGCGAGTATCTATAGCAAGAGCGCTTATAGGCAACCCCAAAATATTACTTCTAGATGACTGTTTAAGCGCAGTTGACACCGAGACAGAAGAAGAAATACTTAACAATCTAGAGAAACTAACTGTCGATACTACAACCATCATCGTGAGCCATAGAATATCATCTGCAAAAAATGCTGACCAAATTCTTATTATTGAAGATGGAAAAATAACACAGCAAGGCTCTCATAATCAACTAATAGAACAACAGGGATACTATAAAGAACTTTACGTAAAACAACTAGACGAAAAAGAAATGTAG
- the yajC gene encoding preprotein translocase subunit YajC, translating into MGEGMQGILGPLLLFTVFIVFFIVLPQRKKLKQEKNFDKDLAKGDRVITKSGLHGKILELNDNGTCVLETMSGKMKFERSALSIEMSQALKKSAVEVKK; encoded by the coding sequence ATGGGCGAAGGAATGCAGGGCATACTAGGCCCACTTTTACTCTTTACGGTATTTATAGTATTTTTTATTGTACTACCGCAGCGTAAAAAACTCAAGCAAGAAAAGAACTTTGATAAAGATCTTGCCAAGGGAGATCGCGTGATCACAAAAAGTGGTTTACACGGTAAAATCCTTGAACTTAATGATAACGGTACTTGTGTATTGGAAACAATGTCAGGTAAAATGAAATTTGAGAGATCTGCTCTATCTATTGAGATGAGCCAGGCCTTAAAAAAATCTGCTGTAGAAGTTAAGAAGTAA
- the hisH gene encoding imidazole glycerol phosphate synthase subunit HisH, translating into MKIVIINYGAGNIQSIKFAIERLGFKATLSNDEEEIRSADKVIFPGVGEASSAMSKLRETGLDNVIPTLKQPVLGICLGMQLMCNRSEEGNTEGLGIFDVDVIRFRESVKVPQIQWNKITDLKSPLFKGVEDGSFIYMVHSFYAPVTTETIATTSYGIPYGSAFAKDNFYGTQFHPEKSSNVGEQILKNFLEL; encoded by the coding sequence ATGAAAATAGTAATAATTAATTATGGCGCTGGTAATATACAGAGCATAAAATTTGCGATAGAACGCTTAGGATTTAAAGCTACTTTGAGCAATGATGAAGAAGAAATTCGGTCGGCAGATAAGGTGATTTTCCCTGGAGTAGGTGAGGCGAGTAGTGCCATGTCAAAACTGAGAGAAACGGGTCTTGATAACGTAATTCCTACTTTAAAGCAGCCTGTTTTAGGAATTTGTCTTGGGATGCAACTTATGTGCAACCGTTCTGAGGAAGGTAATACAGAAGGTCTAGGAATCTTTGATGTAGATGTGATACGCTTTCGCGAAAGCGTAAAAGTCCCACAAATACAGTGGAACAAGATTACAGATCTTAAATCTCCATTATTTAAAGGAGTAGAGGATGGATCATTTATTTATATGGTGCATAGTTTTTACGCCCCAGTAACTACCGAAACCATAGCAACCACCTCTTATGGAATTCCTTACGGAAGTGCTTTTGCAAAGGATAACTTTTATGGAACACAGTTTCACCCAGAAAAATCTAGTAATGTGGGAGAACAAATACTTAAAAACTTTTTAGAATTATGA
- a CDS encoding DUF1573 domain-containing protein has product MKKGLLVLGVLSAMVFTSCKEDAASKVKEENVEVAAARDAQATVYPVIAFDESEFDFGNIEKGTTVEHKFTFTNTGKAPLVIVDAKSSCGCTVPEYSKNPVAPGEKGELLVKYNGSGANQVTKTVTIKANTEKGTETVLIKAFVNPAAGAAK; this is encoded by the coding sequence ATGAAAAAAGGTTTATTAGTATTAGGAGTACTTTCGGCTATGGTATTTACTTCATGTAAGGAAGATGCAGCTAGCAAAGTAAAAGAAGAAAATGTAGAAGTTGCTGCAGCGAGAGATGCACAAGCTACTGTATATCCAGTTATTGCTTTTGATGAATCTGAATTTGATTTTGGAAACATTGAAAAAGGAACAACTGTTGAGCACAAATTTACATTTACAAACACTGGTAAAGCACCATTAGTAATAGTAGATGCAAAGAGCTCTTGTGGTTGTACTGTACCAGAATATTCTAAAAATCCAGTAGCTCCAGGAGAAAAAGGAGAATTACTTGTAAAATATAACGGTAGTGGTGCAAACCAAGTAACTAAAACTGTTACAATTAAAGCAAACACTGAGAAAGGTACAGAGACTGTACTTATCAAAGCATTTGTAAACCCTGCTGCAGGAGCAGCTAAATAA
- the nusB gene encoding transcription antitermination factor NusB — MQTIYALGSKEHFDLQQEDKFTVESMNQMYNLYLLMLDLMVEVHAFAKAEQEKFSKKILATEEEKNPNTKFIQNQVLVKLSDNAELRDEVSKRKLKNWRMNDEYVTLIYNELINSELYVSYMEQEEADFKLDKKFLVAAYTEIIAPNDKLYDYIEDSRLTWVDDVPMVNMAVLKRIGKMKPASPDSMLLPVLFKNDEDLLFGTTLLEKTIANEEFLSSEISENTPNWDKERIADVDMVLIKMALCEFLKFPTIPVKVTINEYLEIAKEYSTPKSSIFINGILDKLVKQYESEKRLKKEGRGLK; from the coding sequence ATGCAAACCATCTACGCACTAGGTAGTAAGGAGCATTTTGATCTTCAACAAGAAGATAAATTTACAGTAGAGAGTATGAACCAGATGTACAATCTGTATCTCTTAATGCTAGATTTAATGGTGGAGGTTCACGCTTTCGCGAAAGCGGAACAAGAAAAATTCTCTAAAAAGATTCTAGCAACCGAAGAAGAAAAAAATCCCAATACAAAGTTTATCCAAAACCAAGTGCTTGTCAAATTATCTGACAATGCAGAGCTACGCGACGAGGTAAGTAAGCGTAAACTCAAGAACTGGAGAATGAATGATGAGTATGTAACTCTTATTTATAATGAGCTTATAAATAGTGAATTATACGTCTCTTACATGGAACAAGAGGAAGCTGATTTTAAATTAGATAAAAAATTCCTTGTTGCGGCTTACACAGAAATTATCGCCCCTAATGATAAATTGTACGATTATATAGAAGATTCACGCCTTACTTGGGTAGATGATGTGCCTATGGTGAATATGGCTGTATTAAAAAGAATAGGGAAGATGAAACCTGCATCTCCAGACTCTATGTTGCTTCCAGTATTGTTTAAGAATGATGAGGATTTACTATTTGGAACTACCTTACTTGAGAAAACTATTGCAAATGAAGAGTTCTTGTCTTCTGAAATCTCAGAAAACACGCCTAATTGGGATAAAGAACGTATTGCAGATGTAGACATGGTATTGATAAAAATGGCACTTTGCGAATTTTTGAAATTCCCTACTATTCCGGTGAAAGTGACTATCAATGAGTACCTTGAGATAGCAAAGGAATACTCAACCCCTAAGAGTAGTATTTTTATAAACGGAATACTTGATAAGCTTGTAAAACAGTACGAGTCAGAAAAAAGGTTAAAGAAAGAGGGTAGAGGTTTAAAATAA
- a CDS encoding cupin domain-containing protein, translating into MSKKYKIQKSPFVVPTTDGKLIEEHWGRATDGNTAVSIAHMVAPPGWSEPFQTPEFDEYTYIIRGKKQFIIEDETLILETGQSIKIDRNTRVQYSNPFNEECEYMSICTPAFSPDSVNRE; encoded by the coding sequence ATGAGTAAAAAATATAAGATTCAGAAAAGTCCTTTTGTAGTTCCTACTACAGATGGTAAATTAATAGAAGAACACTGGGGTCGTGCTACAGACGGTAATACTGCTGTAAGTATTGCTCATATGGTTGCTCCGCCAGGATGGAGTGAGCCATTTCAAACTCCAGAGTTTGATGAGTATACTTATATCATACGTGGTAAAAAACAATTTATCATAGAAGACGAAACATTAATACTAGAAACGGGGCAAAGTATTAAAATAGATCGCAACACAAGAGTGCAATACAGCAATCCATTTAATGAGGAATGTGAGTATATGTCTATTTGTACTCCTGCATTTTCGCCAGATTCCGTTAACAGAGAATAA
- a CDS encoding RidA family protein, whose protein sequence is MKRLSLFAACLLLFLSCQERHSLTRPALETKVEIIEKPVFHKSHEITKKDAPFSDVVQVGEMYFLSGQIGLNQKNRTLVPGGITAETTQTLENIKEVLAQHDMDMSNVVKALVILDDIKDFKAFNEVYSSYFPQKPARTTFAVEALALGAKIEIEVIAVKN, encoded by the coding sequence ATGAAAAGACTTTCCTTATTCGCCGCGTGTTTATTACTTTTTTTGTCTTGTCAAGAAAGACATTCTCTTACAAGACCAGCACTAGAAACCAAGGTTGAAATTATTGAAAAACCTGTCTTTCATAAGTCTCACGAGATCACAAAGAAAGATGCTCCTTTTTCTGATGTAGTACAAGTAGGCGAGATGTATTTTCTCTCTGGTCAAATAGGTTTAAATCAAAAAAACCGCACACTAGTACCTGGTGGAATAACTGCCGAAACAACGCAAACCCTTGAAAACATAAAAGAGGTATTAGCGCAGCACGATATGGATATGAGTAATGTGGTGAAGGCATTAGTAATACTTGATGATATAAAAGACTTCAAAGCATTTAATGAAGTGTATAGCTCTTATTTTCCTCAGAAACCAGCTAGAACAACCTTTGCCGTCGAAGCACTAGCTCTAGGTGCAAAAATTGAGATAGAGGTGATCGCTGTTAAAAATTAA